A genome region from Akkermansiaceae bacterium includes the following:
- a CDS encoding LptF/LptG family permease: MRISDRYIARQVIVVTLYAIVVLSVVLVMGNLFKQLRPLLVEQGAPIGLVLRFVVNVVPYSLMFTIPWGFLSAVLLVFGRMSGEHETTAFRVAGISLARLSLPVFAVAAALSALCLWINVNVVPLATASLADLVYEQVKRDPRSLLDPGIVQSRFENQKVFVEEKKGDSLYGFHLYQVSGGDTPETNRAEAYVHAGKVSLVVDEENKQLRLKLIDAFIETKEPDGTSEFAFAREAEPWLFDFGSTRNRKIRSGAMTNTEIRSYLRDNPDLPQEKRIEFRAEITKRYTFSLACIAFACVAVPLGMKSRRKDTSGGLILSIIIGMCYFLITVLAEDFKTDAAATAVLWAPNLLCGLLGFHLFRRARFR, from the coding sequence ATGCGCATTTCAGACCGTTACATCGCCCGGCAGGTGATTGTCGTGACGCTGTATGCGATCGTGGTGCTGAGCGTGGTGCTGGTGATGGGGAACCTCTTCAAGCAGCTCCGCCCGCTGCTCGTGGAGCAGGGCGCGCCCATCGGCCTGGTGCTGCGCTTTGTGGTGAACGTCGTGCCCTATTCGCTCATGTTCACCATCCCATGGGGCTTCCTCTCCGCCGTGCTGCTTGTCTTCGGGCGTATGTCGGGGGAGCACGAGACAACCGCATTCCGGGTCGCAGGCATCAGCCTCGCGCGGCTCTCCCTGCCCGTTTTTGCGGTCGCGGCGGCGCTTTCCGCACTGTGCCTCTGGATCAATGTCAACGTGGTGCCGCTCGCCACCGCCTCGCTGGCCGATCTCGTCTATGAGCAGGTGAAACGCGATCCCCGCTCCCTGCTGGATCCCGGCATCGTGCAGTCGCGCTTCGAGAACCAGAAGGTCTTCGTGGAGGAGAAAAAGGGCGACTCGCTCTACGGCTTCCACCTCTATCAGGTTTCCGGCGGCGACACCCCGGAAACAAACCGTGCCGAGGCCTACGTCCATGCCGGGAAGGTCTCGCTGGTGGTGGATGAGGAAAACAAGCAGCTGCGGCTCAAGCTCATCGACGCATTCATCGAGACCAAGGAGCCGGACGGCACGTCCGAGTTCGCATTCGCCCGGGAGGCGGAGCCGTGGCTCTTCGATTTCGGATCCACGCGCAACCGGAAGATCCGCTCCGGGGCGATGACGAACACCGAGATCCGCAGCTACCTGCGGGACAATCCGGATCTGCCGCAGGAAAAACGGATCGAATTCCGCGCGGAGATCACCAAGCGCTACACCTTTTCCCTGGCCTGCATCGCCTTCGCCTGCGTGGCCGTGCCCCTCGGCATGAAGTCCCGGCGCAAGGACACCTCCGGCGGCCTCATACTCAGCATCATCATCGGCATGTGCTACTTCCTCATCACCGTCCTGGCCGAGGATTTCAAGACGGACGCCGCCGCCACCGCCGTGCTCTGGGCGCCAAACCTGCTTTGCGGCCTGCTAGGCTTCCATCTGTTCAGGCGGGCGAGATTCAGGTAA
- the tsaB gene encoding tRNA (adenosine(37)-N6)-threonylcarbamoyltransferase complex dimerization subunit type 1 TsaB — MSAILILETSTDAASIALAVDGGIVAERGFVSDRRHNALLFSPLSEILGIHGRRPFDGVLVGSGPGSYSGTRVGIAAAQGAALAAGCKAVAVPSLLATPQALSGKPCLAVGDARRGSFWLARMEGGELLNGPELTDRIGFESALARAREDGSVVFCMDRISGVEIPQTRPTAAGLWQVWQAAPPQTRAIWAGKTPQPIYLAPPHITPSKKAVFGSGV; from the coding sequence GTGAGTGCCATCCTGATCCTCGAAACCTCCACCGACGCAGCTTCCATCGCACTCGCTGTGGATGGTGGGATCGTTGCGGAAAGGGGTTTCGTCAGCGACCGCAGGCACAACGCCCTCCTGTTCAGCCCGCTTTCTGAGATCCTGGGAATCCACGGCAGGAGGCCTTTCGATGGCGTCCTTGTCGGCAGCGGGCCGGGAAGCTACAGCGGCACGCGGGTGGGGATCGCAGCCGCGCAGGGCGCGGCGCTCGCGGCAGGCTGCAAGGCGGTTGCGGTGCCATCCCTGCTGGCGACGCCGCAAGCGCTTTCCGGGAAACCCTGCCTCGCTGTCGGCGATGCCCGCCGTGGTTCCTTCTGGCTGGCGAGGATGGAGGGAGGCGAGTTGCTCAACGGGCCGGAACTGACCGACAGGATCGGCTTCGAGTCCGCCTTGGCGAGGGCGAGGGAGGATGGCAGCGTTGTTTTCTGCATGGACAGGATAAGCGGGGTGGAGATTCCGCAGACACGCCCCACTGCCGCTGGCCTCTGGCAGGTATGGCAGGCGGCACCACCCCAGACCCGCGCGATCTGGGCGGGGAAAACGCCGCAGCCGATCTATCTTGCTCCGCCGCACATCACGCCCTCGAAGAAGGCTGTCTTCGGATCAGGCGTCTAA
- a CDS encoding mechanosensitive ion channel, with the protein MAFDARLAEAVGLAAGIYLCVWLAFRFGWKKADKPPGISLQVFALALGLWVSGRAFYPQEAWMGHLGAVLVFCGTLFAWVMFDRGVTVGWLEKRRKVAMPIILRQLAGAIVVLGAGAAILKWGYGLELTGLVATSGVAAVILGFAMQDLLGNVIAGFSIHMTSAYKVGDWLLLGESGKRAEVAEINWRSTRLIDNDRVSHEIPNSEMVKNRIVNLNHPGAEHGVRLRLGLDYDTPPALAKEVLIKCAKTAQGVLESPEPVVFLIDFGDSSITYELRFWMRHARLYNVTCDEIRTALWYELGRRDMRIPFPIRSLETRTPNVPQGFVTARKNATRILRGSGMFNSLAQEEAEKLISSGRFLVFGPREALVTRGEPGESMFLILEGSVEVIAKASDGPRVVLATLSSGDCFGEMSLVTGEPRNATVRAAGDVLVLEISKAQLSPLMAERPELAESMGRILEKRRLHREESLTGAGAADTKESGRKKADPSSLVRRIRHFFGHLDA; encoded by the coding sequence ATGGCGTTTGATGCAAGGCTTGCGGAGGCGGTTGGGTTGGCGGCGGGGATTTATCTCTGCGTCTGGCTGGCCTTCCGTTTCGGGTGGAAAAAGGCTGACAAGCCGCCGGGGATCTCGCTGCAGGTTTTCGCCCTCGCGCTGGGTCTCTGGGTGTCCGGGAGGGCGTTCTATCCGCAGGAGGCCTGGATGGGGCATCTCGGTGCTGTGCTGGTTTTCTGCGGCACGCTGTTTGCATGGGTCATGTTCGACCGGGGTGTGACGGTTGGCTGGCTGGAGAAGCGCCGCAAGGTGGCCATGCCCATCATCCTGCGGCAGCTGGCGGGAGCCATCGTGGTGCTGGGGGCGGGGGCGGCCATCCTGAAATGGGGATACGGGCTGGAGCTGACCGGGCTGGTGGCGACCTCAGGCGTTGCGGCGGTGATCCTGGGGTTCGCGATGCAGGATTTGCTGGGCAACGTGATCGCCGGTTTCAGCATCCACATGACCAGCGCCTACAAGGTCGGGGACTGGCTGCTGCTGGGGGAGAGCGGCAAGCGCGCGGAGGTGGCGGAGATCAACTGGCGCTCCACGCGCCTCATCGACAACGACCGCGTGTCCCATGAGATCCCAAACAGCGAGATGGTCAAGAACCGCATCGTGAACCTCAACCACCCCGGTGCGGAGCACGGTGTGCGGCTGCGCTTGGGGCTGGATTACGATACCCCTCCCGCCCTCGCAAAGGAGGTGCTCATCAAATGCGCGAAAACCGCCCAAGGAGTCCTGGAAAGTCCGGAACCTGTCGTTTTCCTAATAGATTTTGGCGACTCATCCATCACCTACGAGCTGCGCTTCTGGATGCGCCACGCCCGGCTCTACAACGTCACCTGCGATGAAATCCGCACCGCCCTCTGGTATGAGCTGGGCCGCCGCGACATGCGCATCCCCTTCCCCATCCGCAGCCTTGAGACCCGCACCCCAAACGTCCCGCAGGGCTTCGTGACCGCCAGAAAAAACGCCACCCGCATCCTACGCGGCAGCGGCATGTTCAACAGCCTGGCGCAGGAAGAGGCGGAAAAGCTCATTTCCAGCGGGCGTTTCCTCGTCTTCGGGCCAAGGGAGGCGCTTGTCACCCGCGGCGAGCCGGGCGAATCCATGTTCCTCATCCTGGAGGGTAGCGTGGAGGTCATCGCAAAGGCATCCGATGGGCCACGGGTTGTCCTGGCAACACTTTCCTCAGGCGATTGCTTTGGGGAAATGTCTCTCGTCACCGGCGAGCCGCGCAACGCCACGGTTCGCGCCGCCGGGGATGTGCTGGTACTGGAAATCTCCAAGGCGCAGCTTTCACCACTGATGGCGGAGCGCCCGGAACTGGCGGAAAGCATGGGGAGAATCCTTGAAAAACGCAGGCTTCACCGTGAGGAAAGCCTGACTGGTGCAGGAGCGGCAGACACCAAGGAAAGCGGTCGGAAGAAGGCGGATCCATCATCGCTGGTGCGCCGCATCCGCCATTTCTTCGGGCACTTAGACGCCTGA